In the Mastacembelus armatus chromosome 16, fMasArm1.2, whole genome shotgun sequence genome, ttgttggtctctatgtggccctgtgatggactggggacctgtccagggtggacccctgcctttcacccagagagagctgggataggctccagcaggtccctgggaccctggttaggactaagggggtctagatgatgggtggatggatggatggacgttTATAATGTGACTAACAGGTCAAGGCTGCTATAAGAAACCAATAATGCTTTACTGACATTGTTTATTGAAGTGTTGTTTGCTGACcccaagataaaaaaaaaatgcttcagtGCATTTATGAATTGGCTTCTTCTTTTCTTGTGAAACATGCACAACAATGTGATGATTGTACTTGATTCCaatttttctaaaatttgtTGCAGGGTTATGAAATGTATGGCAACGCCTGAGTTCTTCAGGACATCTTGAAAACAATACAAGCTTCTATGACTCTGTTGCTGTTGTAATTTTACAGTGTAGCATGTGAGTGGGGAGAGAGCAATATTGGCTTTACCTGTAAACTTCATTTAACAACATATAATAACATAATCAGCTTTCGCTTTTCTTAATGTGCAAAtctgttaaataaacataatatgtttttcattttgcctctgctgtttgtgttacacatatatacaaactaatatataattatctttatatttaaatatttaaataaagtaaatgcaTTTCATTAGTGGGCACCTTTCAAGgctctcaaggtcaccttagagagcaaaacaataaaatagaaaaatataacaatacaacaaaatttaaaatattaaaaggcagtcaaaaagacaaaataaaacaatcagtgTGGGAGGGGTTATGGACTAAACTATAATCTGAAAATGTGGGTTTTAAGTTGGGCTTTGAAAGTGGGGAAAGAGTCTATGGAGCTTGTGTTAGGTGGGACAGAATTCCAGAGGTGGTGGCCAGAGCAGCTGAAAGCTCTTGCGGCCCATTGAGGACAGGCGTGCAGGTGGAGTGGACAGGAGGTTGACTGTGAACTgtataaaaagagagaaactgtCGACTTTGAAGAGGGTGTGGATTTGGTACAAGTAAGTAGAAATTCAGTTTTATCACTATTTGATTTGAGCTCAGTGGTGGGTTTGGAGGAaaggtagagctgggtgtcatcTGTGTAACAGTGAAATTGTATGTTGTATTTACGAAAATGAGACCAAGGAGGAGTAAGTATATAGTGATCAGAAGGGgacccaggacagagccctgggtAACACCAGTATTAATAGGAGAGGGATGGGATCTGTGATTTTTAACTTGGACAAACTGAGTATGGCCAGAGATATATGAAACCAGGTGAGTGTAGTGTTGGTGATACTGATTGAAGCTATactatgtggccctgtgatggactggtgacggTCAAGGAGAGTTGAAATTGTATCAAAGCTCAAGGAGGATGAGAATAGTGATAAGTCCAGAATCTGCAGCTAACAGCAGGTCATTTGTAATTTTAACCAGGGCCGTCTCAGTGCTATGGAAAAGGCGAAAACCAGACTGGAATCGTTCATACAAATTATTGCTAGTATTATGTATATAATTTGTATTATTGCTAGTAAGATGATTATGAACCTGCGTGGCAAGTgttttttctaggattttagagaTAAATAGTAAATTGGAAAAAAACactattatcatttttaatagGAATCATATATGTCATATATGAGATATACCAAAGGAATCAAGAGGAGCAGAGAActttcatattgtttatttaatctgACCACACATTTGTAAAAATTGACATTAATATCACATTTGGTGATTTTCAACTGCTTTTGAATAATTATTAGCCAGAGTGACCAGGGGCCATCAACTTTGACAAAAAGGATATTAGAGCAGCTATGAAGCAGAAGACAAAGAGGAATCAGAACTTTACCAAGTTACATTGTGATGATTGCTAAACACTTCCCTTTCTCACTCATGTGACTGACAGGATAAGGACAAGGAGCACTATGAGAGCATGCAGAGACGAGAAGAAAAACTGAGCAGTGATGCTGCTGTCTCCATCACTTTAAGAGAACAGGACCAGATAAATCGGTGTCAGCAGGAGCAGAAGACCAGCACTTGTGCTGCAGGCACTGTTGCAGTAGTCACCTTGACAACAGGAAACTTCTGTCTGAACGGCTTGTGTAAATGAtgaactttgtgtgtttgagcagaACACCTTGGAGGCACAGCCTTTCATGGTCACCTTTATACCCTCTGCAGTCACTGAGAGAATGAAGATAAGGTTAGTGAGTCAGCTTTAATACATCTATCACTGGACAGGTTACAGATGTAGAACAGAGTTAGATCATTATTGCCACAGGTCTCTTACTTGTTCCTGAGAAGCAGTAGTCCTCAGCCCCCTCACAGTTTAGAGTTGTCTTGCACTCCGGTCTGCTGCAGGTGTAGCACTTTTTACCATTGGGACTGGTTTTGATGGGCGCTGTAATAcagaatgtatatttttcattttgctttggGGGATAAAGGGCTGACTGCAACACACTCTACTTCAAATAACCTTCCATGCAATGAACAagctgaaatataaaattaacaGATGTACAAAGTTTAACTATttttgccatttatttttacattgattATAAATTGATGAATCTGAATTACAGGGTTTTACAGGATGTGACAGTGAGAAGCTGATTGGCCTTTaggaaataaaaactgacttGAACTTTGAgtgtctcactttctctcagGAGGACAAAACAAATCTTTCTCATCTTGGAAGCTAAGATCTGCCACTTTAACAATACCTGCTCCAAATGTATCATCCCTGGTTCTGATCCATGAATTAACATCGTCAGCCCACCTACTGCCATGACCCGCCCCTACTCCTACTACCTGTTCTGtatctttcattttaaattgtttcctGGGTTTGTCTGCTTTACTGTtgtatttagtgttttcatgtgtgacCTATGAGCATCACTGTGCAGTTTTATATGTAACGCAGGTGGTTCACTTTGTCTTGTTCTGTGTTGTTATCCTGCTCCCAGGCCATGCCCTGGATTGTGTTGTATCTTCTCTGCCACTGGatcattgttttgcattttcactCCTGGATGTTCACATTGTTTGGTCTGTGAACTCTGACTTGTTGGACTTGCTTCTGGTTGTTAAATGGGATTTTGGGTTTGCCCTAACATGTTTTTTCTTGCCCGTTCTTGCACTTCCCTGCCCCTCCCGCTgttctgtctgcatttgggaCATTACCTGAGCTACATCCTGACACACCCAACACTGATTTCCAGGCAGTCATATGGAGAGAGTATTTCTCGACATATCTAAGTAAATACCAAACAGAACAAACTAGCACCTTAAAGCCATCAGACAATATAACAAAGTATAAGTATGTTACCAGGAGCAGGTTCGGTGTTACAGAGATCAGTGCTGCAACACTTGTTGGTTATTACAGTTCTGATGTTTCCAAACTTGAGTGAGCCCTCACCACAGTCTTGAGCCAAAGCACAAGATTTTACAGAGAGTTCACTAACCGTTGAACTACCTGCAATAAAAAAAGCTCCTTTTTAAACTGTGCAAGTATGAAACAGTTTTCCAATATGCACGAGGCACCTAATGATACTGTACCTTGATATGAGGTGATTCGCATTGAACTGCACTGAGTATTTTGTGAGGCACAATCCTTTTGCACATTTGTGCAGGTTCCTGATACTCCAGGTTGACACTCATTACATTTCAGAGTGTAAactggtgaaaaacaaaaaatgtaaaaaaaaaaactgttaaaaaataCTGTCAATAGTTGGACATCTCACTGTATGACATGTAGCAGCATTTGTAAAGGCCAAACTGgtcaaactaaacaaataaataaataatagttaaCAGATCAAGACTTACCTTTAGGGAGAAGTACAATCCCAACAATCACGGTAAGGAGATGCATGTTTTGATGACTGGATACAACtgatctg is a window encoding:
- the LOC113122278 gene encoding urokinase plasminogen activator surface receptor-like; the protein is MHLLTVIVGIVLLPKVYTLKCNECQPGVSGTCTNVQKDCASQNTQCSSMRITSYQGSSTVSELSVKSCALAQDCGEGSLKFGNIRTVITNKCCSTDLCNTEPAPAPIKTSPNGKKCYTCSRPECKTTLNCEGAEDYCFSGTMTAEGIKVTMKGCASKVFCSNTQSSSFTQAVQTEVSCCQGDYCNSACSTSAGLLLLLTPIYLVLFS